The DNA window GATCTGCACGCCCGTAAAGCCCGCCTTTTCGGCCGCCTGCGCCGTCGCCGCGAAGCGCGCGACCACCTCGCCGATATCGGCGGCCGTCATGGCCACCGGCTGGGCGAACAGCTTGCTGTGCTTGCCCATGTCGAGCGCGATGGCCGATGGCGCCATGGCGGCACCGCCCATGTTCGCCATCACCTGGCGTCCCGGATGGTTGATCTGCATCCACGCCTGGGCACCGTGGCGCCGTGCCGCTCGTGCCCAGAGCCGGAAGGATTCGAGCGGCGTATGCGCTTCCAGCACGAGCGTGGCGGGACCGGTCAGGGCGCGGCCGTCGACCATCACGTTGCCGGTAATGATCAGGCCTGCGCCACCGTCCGCCCAGCGTTCGTAGAGGTGGTGGATCGCGGCGCCCGGCAATTGCCCTGGCCCGGCCATGTTTTCTTCGATGGCGGCCTTGGCAAGGCGATTGGGCACAGTGGCGCCGTTTGGCAACACGAGCGGGGTGAACAGCATGGAAACCTCGGAATGGATGGAAAGATGGGGTATCCTAAGCTTCAAGTCAACTTGAAGGTCAAGCGAAGAATGAGCACGGGGATTGGGTTGGGCATCGGCCCGCACATGAGGATCGGTGAACTGGCCACCCGCAGCGGCATGGCGGCGTCGACGATCCGCTATTACGAACAGGAGGGACTGCTGCCCCGGGCCAGCCGCAACGCGAACGGCTATCGCGTCTACCAGGAATCGGCGCTCGAGCAACTGAACCTGATCGATGTGGGGCAGAAGCTGGGCTTTTCGCTCGATGCAATCCGTACCGTGCTCGGATTGCAGGGCGCGGCGTTGCAGGATGGCCTGCTGCAGGGCCTCGACACCCGTCTCGGCGAGATCGATGGCCTGATGGCTACGCTGGCCACCCAGCGCCAGGCGCTGCTGGATGCCCGGGAACGGCTGCAGCAGGCATGGGCGCAAGGGGAATGCCTGAACCAGGCGGCACTCGCCAAAGGGGGGCCCGCCTGCGATACGGAGCTTGCGCCGCTGACCGGTTCCCGGGCGTCGAAGTAAGCGACGGCCCATAAAGAAAGGCAGCCGAAGCTGCCTTTCCATTGGCGGTGCGTAAAGCGATTACTTCGATTCGCCGTTCTTGTACGCGGCCACGCCCGACAGGATTTCTTCCTTGGCTTCTTCCGGACCGGCCCAGCCGTCGACCTTGACCCACTTGCCCGGCTCCAGGTCCTTGTAGTGCTCGAAGAAGTGCTGGATCTGCTGCAGGCGCAGGTCTTGCAGGTCTTCCGGCTTTTGCCAGTGCTTGTAGATCGGCAGCACCTTGTCGACCGGCACGGCCAGCACTTTCGCATCCTGGCCGGCTTCGTCCGTCATCTTCAGCACGCCGATCGCGCGGCAGCGCACCACCACGCCCGGGATCAGCGGGAACGGGGTGATGACCAGCACGTCGACCGGGTCGCCGTCGGCGGACAGCGTGTTCGGCACGTAGCCGTAGTTGCACGGGTAGTGCATCGCGGTGCCCATGAAGCGGTCGACGAAGATCGCGCCCGATTCCTTGTCCACTTCGTACTTGATCGGATCGGCGTTCATCGGGATCTCGATGATCACGTTGAAGTCGTTCGGCACGTCGCGGCCGGCGGATACTTTATTCAGACTCATGTTTTTCCTCGGTAATACAGCTTTGTCAATTGGCTAAACCGCGCAATTATAGCCAAATGCAAGCTGGTGCGGCGCAGCAAGTGAGACGGGTGTCAGACACCTTTTCGGGGCGAATCATCCCGAAAAGGTGTCTGACACCGGTTTTCGCGGCACTCTACAGGATGGTGGCGAGTGCGCACTGCCGGTAATGGCTGGCGGCTTCCTCGGGTTGCTGCAGCGCTTCGTGCAGCTGGGCGAGTTTCAGGTGGGCGTCGCGCACCATGGCGGGGTCGGCGGCGTCGGACAGGGCCTGTTCCAGGTAGCGCTGGGCCTTGCCCCACAATTTCTGCTTCAGGCACAGCGAGCCCAGCGTGAGTGCCAGCTCGGCATCGGTCGGGCGTTCCAGCAGCCAGGCTTCGCAGTGCTCGATCTGCGCCAGCAGCGCGGCCGAGCCGGCCGGGGCGGCCGCTTCGCGGTAGGCGCGCACCACGCGCTCGTCCCAGTTCGCCTTCAGCGCTTCCTCGGCCACATTGCGCGCCTCGTCGTGCAGTCCGCGCGAATTCAGGGCGGTGGCGGCGCGGCACGCCACATAAGGCTTCACGCGGTCGGACGTCGGGATCGTCGACCAGACACGCAGGATCGATTCGGCATCGTGCGCCCGGTTCGACAGCAGGTGTTCATAGGCCAGTTCGCGCAGCCGCGCCGACAGTGCCGGATGCAGGGCGCGGTGCTTGTCCAGCGAGCGCACGAGGCGCAGCACTTCGGGCCAGTTCTTGGCCTGCTGCTCGGCCTTCAGCGACCATTGCAGCGCGTGGATGTGGCGCGTGCCGCTGGCGTTCAGCTCGCGCACGGCGGCCAGTGCCGCTTCGGGCTGGTGGTCGTCGACGAGCAGCTCGGTCATCGTCATCAGGCGTGCCGTCTTCATCGTGGCATCGTCGGCGATGCGGGCCAGCCACTGGTCGCGGCGGGCATTCTGGCGCATGCGATGCGCGGCGCGCGCGCCGATCAGCGCGGCCACGCCGGCGTTTTCCGGCAGCTCGGCGGCGCGCAGCGCGGCCTTCTCGGCATGGCCGAAGCGGCCTTCGAACAGGGCCTTCAACGCATCGCGCAAGCCCTTGTTGCCATCGCGTTCACGCTTGCGCTGGCGGTATTCGGCCACGCGCGCCGGCATGTTCGCCGTGGCGCGCACGGCGCGCACCAC is part of the Pseudoduganella lutea genome and encodes:
- a CDS encoding MerR family transcriptional regulator — its product is MSTGIGLGIGPHMRIGELATRSGMAASTIRYYEQEGLLPRASRNANGYRVYQESALEQLNLIDVGQKLGFSLDAIRTVLGLQGAALQDGLLQGLDTRLGEIDGLMATLATQRQALLDARERLQQAWAQGECLNQAALAKGGPACDTELAPLTGSRASK
- the ppa gene encoding inorganic diphosphatase produces the protein MSLNKVSAGRDVPNDFNVIIEIPMNADPIKYEVDKESGAIFVDRFMGTAMHYPCNYGYVPNTLSADGDPVDVLVITPFPLIPGVVVRCRAIGVLKMTDEAGQDAKVLAVPVDKVLPIYKHWQKPEDLQDLRLQQIQHFFEHYKDLEPGKWVKVDGWAGPEEAKEEILSGVAAYKNGESK
- a CDS encoding heme biosynthesis protein HemY, whose protein sequence is MRVFLWLLALMAAAIGIAVTARYNPGNVVLFYDPYRIDLSLNFFVVLQVLLFALLYAVVRAVRATANMPARVAEYRQRKRERDGNKGLRDALKALFEGRFGHAEKAALRAAELPENAGVAALIGARAAHRMRQNARRDQWLARIADDATMKTARLMTMTELLVDDHQPEAALAAVRELNASGTRHIHALQWSLKAEQQAKNWPEVLRLVRSLDKHRALHPALSARLRELAYEHLLSNRAHDAESILRVWSTIPTSDRVKPYVACRAATALNSRGLHDEARNVAEEALKANWDERVVRAYREAAAPAGSAALLAQIEHCEAWLLERPTDAELALTLGSLCLKQKLWGKAQRYLEQALSDAADPAMVRDAHLKLAQLHEALQQPEEAASHYRQCALATIL